In Lolium rigidum isolate FL_2022 chromosome 3, APGP_CSIRO_Lrig_0.1, whole genome shotgun sequence, the genomic window CCAGTCCGCCCGTGGCAAGGCAAGGAAGACGGGTAGGGAAGAGCAGCGCAGCGAGCCGCCGCGCCGCaccacctcctcccgccgccCCGATCCGATCGCCCGCCGCCGCGGCAATATTTGGAACCCTCCCCGCCGATCGCCCCATGCCGCACCACTGACCtatccccccgccgccgccgccatctccgTCGCCGTCGCAGCCTGTATCTGAGTTCCCCGCCCCGCCCGATCGGATAGATCATGGCTTCCGCCGCTGAGCCGCGCGCGGCCGTCGCTGGCGCGGGGTCGCCGCCCCCGTCCCTCAGCCCCGTCGCCGCCAAGCGGGCCTGGAAGCGCCCGGAGAACGGGCCGGCGCCGGTCCTTGCGGCGCCAGGGAACCCCATCATGGACGCCGAATCCTGGCCGGCGCTGCCCGGCCAGCTCCCTCCCGCGCCGACCACGCCGCCCAAGGCGTCCCCTAAGGCCACCGCTCCTCCCCCTGTGCGTTTCAGTTTTTTGATTCAGTTAGTTTAGTTGTATTTCGTCTCAGTACTTGATTCGTTATATTATTATCGGGATTTCGATTCCGTCTAATCAGTGGTTGATTCATCTTGTATTATCGGGATTTCGATTTCGCCTCAGTGTTTGATGATCAAACTTAGATCCATCTAGTACCCTGTCAGTTTGATTATGTACCTTCTGACGAGATCGTGCTTTCCTGTTGTGGGGGTTAATGGTCACAGGAGGCAGCGATCGCACCGGTCTCACTGGGCAACTCTGGCGTCAAGGATGGTGATGAAGCACTGCTGCGCGGTCCACCTGTTCGGCGTGCTCTGGTGATGCCAGCAGGCGATGGGCTCGTGACGCGTGCCCCTGCTCCAGAGCTATCCCCAGTGTACTCGCCTACTGCCCGGAGCAATGGTGGTGGGCTGGTCATGCCTGCACGTGATGGGCTGGTGGCGCGTGCCCCTGCTCCAGAGCTATCCCCAGTGTACTCGCCCAATGGCCGGAGCAATGGCGGTGGGCTGGTGATGCCTGCAGGTGATGGGCTGGTGGCGCGTGCCCCTGCCCCAGAGCTATCCCCGGTGTACTCGCCTAATGGCCGGAGCAATGGTGGCGGTGATCATAATCAGAATGGCCGTTTTGGTTCCCATCCCCATGGCCGAAACGGCAGCTATGGTGGGGGGAACAGAAGGGGCAATGGTGGTCGGCATGGACACGAGCACCATGGAGGGTTTGATGGGCAACGGCGTGGCGGTGGACGCAGGGATGGACATGGACCAGGGCATCAGCAGCGTAATCACCAGCCATCGTACATCAGGGCTCCTTCTCCTCCACTGGCTGTTATAGCGGCGGCACCTCCTCCGCCACCATTTGTTGGCTCTGCTAATCCACAGACACCGCCTTATGGGGCACCTATGGGCTTCCCTGGTATGCCATGCATGTCGTTTGTGAGAAAATGCCATTGTTATATTGTTATtatgttgccataaccttgctatGTTTTGAATTGCAGACATGTCACCTCATCTTTACTATTTTGCCGTGCCCACCTCGGATGGTCTTCAAGCCCTTCCGTTTGTGCCTCCCCCGCCAACCCCTCCAGCCATGTTAATTTCTCCATTGGAACAACTCCAAAGGGAGCTACTGGTGCAGATAGAATACTACTTTAGGTAGTTACTCATGCATATCTGTGAGAAACACTTTGGTGACCACCAAGATCATTTTATTGAGCTGCTTGTTCAATTTTTGCAGTGATGAAAATTTGTGCAAGGACATTTACCTGCGACAACATATGGATGGCCAGGGCTGGGTGCCAGTATCATTGATTGCTGGCTTTAACCAGGTCAGTTTGTAGGTTCTCCATGTTGCTTTCTTGCTATAATCAGTAATCTGATAAGAATTTCTTTCAATGGCTAAATATGAAATCCTTCAGTAACCTACTAATGTTCTGGTCACTTTCTTCAGTTATTTGATTACCTCTCGGATGAGAAACACAGTTGGTACATAGCAGTTTTGATCCTTTTAAACTGAAT contains:
- the LOC124701470 gene encoding la-related protein 1B-like, coding for MDAESWPALPGQLPPAPTTPPKASPKATAPPPEAAIAPVSLGNSGVKDGDEALLRGPPVRRALVMPAGDGLVTRAPAPELSPVYSPTARSNGGGLVMPARDGLVARAPAPELSPVYSPNGRSNGGGLVMPAGDGLVARAPAPELSPVYSPNGRSNGGGDHNQNGRFGSHPHGRNGSYGGGNRRGNGGRHGHEHHGGFDGQRRGGGRRDGHGPGHQQRNHQPSYIRAPSPPLAVIAAAPPPPPFVGSANPQTPPYGAPMGFPDMSPHLYYFAVPTSDGLQALPFVPPPPTPPAMLISPLEQLQRELLVQIEYYFSDENLCKDIYLRQHMDGQGWVPVSLIAGFNQVQKFLHRIGQVKKLADNIQFILDTILLSTVVEVQGDKIRRRARWEMWLLRRSNYSAGNSSGLFSPVTSNIDTLTSQFQSVGLEGTTYHPSMQGMPGGALLTRSTTSASIGYQAPTFEGLHSNGSGPIFGQNTARSLLRSDTF